The following DNA comes from Heliangelus exortis chromosome 2, bHelExo1.hap1, whole genome shotgun sequence.
atttttaacaaaacatcCTAACACTGCTCCTTCTGTTACCTTTCAGGCTAGGTAGGGAGTGATCAAACAGCACTGACAGCAGTCCCTGCCTGTCACATTCCAAAGGCTGGAAATGTGGAGATTCTTGCTGGATCCTACAAGGACAAAGCAAACACAGTATCAGGTGCAACTACAGAATTTTATTGAACACAAACAGAACAGATAGGCTATAGTTGTTAGCCTAATCctagagagaagagaaaagagaaagaaaggaagggaaaataaagcatcaCCTAAAGGTAGAgggagagagtgagagagaggaAAGTCCCACCACCCAAGGATCCATCAGCGTCCCGTTGGTCTCATGGCAAAGAAGtcggggggggaggggaatggTGGTCCCATcctaggagaaggggaaggggtaggagtctctcttccttttatgCTATCCATGTCttgctgtgccacagctgctAGCCAACTGTTGCTCATCCTGACCTGGCCTGGAAAGTTGTGTCGAGTTGTGTCCCTTCTAGTTTGCTGTCTGCTGAGTCAGCAGAATTAACAGGTTTTGTTGTCAAGCTGTTTTCCCCTAATCGTCTCTCCTAATTAACTGTATCCAACCTGGGCCTGTCAAGGAGCTGTTTTCTCTCAAACTTTATGTCTTCCCTCTTACTTCTTTTCAGGCTGTCTCTTCTTTCAGACTGCTTGAGACAATACATCATTCATCCCATTCGTTAGAGAGAAAGATAAGAGTAGCACCACCTGCAGGTTGGGCCACGGCCACTCCTACGAAGAGCTCCAGGCCACATTTCttcccccccctgtccccctctccccctcttgCATACCATTTGTTGGGGGGGGAAAGAGCTTTCAGTTTCCAGTTGTTATTTGAGGCAAAGCCTGACTGGACCTTCACACTGCCTCTCCATCACAGTAATACTAATGACCTTCCACAGGGCCAACAGAATTATCATGCACTGTAATCCCAAGGAGTCATTTACTGAGGTTCTGTTGAAACGACAGTCACTTCATAAACCACGATTTGCCAAGAAGTACTGAATTAACTATCTCTTCTGCCAATCTTATATGAACAATAAAACCACTGAATTAGCTTTATTTATCACCTCAAATTAGGTTTTATACAGCttgagcattttttaaaattaaaattattttaaagcagaacaaaaaacatAGTGGGCAAGTTATCAGAACAATATACTGTAGCATATTTAATTAGAATATCCACATACATGTAAAACAGATGGATCCTACATTTGCAGAAGAGAAGACTGCAGCCTTGCTTTGGAAAGACcaaaaggggggaagaaggtGGGAGATAGGAAGATGGTAAAAAGGCTGCAGCAAAactacagatgaaaaaaaaaaaacacttccaaATAAACCCATTATCCATTAACACTGTATCTTGTCAAATTCACAGAATAAAAAGCCTTCACAATGTACTAAGTACTTACCTAGGCACAGATGGATACCATCAATTACTTCCACTCCATTTCTATGCATACCACTAATGCTATGCAACCATGACTAGCCCAGGCACCCCACAAGGACCATAACAACTGGGAGCTGCAttctccagcccctgcctgctgcatACGAGTAAGGCACCTGTAAACAGATCTCTGCAAATTATGTCTACCAGTTTTGTACTTCCTACCATAATATCACTGAATGAACTAGCCATATTTtacactaaaatatttttgcaggaTGATTTTCCtctatataaaatattactATTAAATAGTAATAGTTAATTACTATTAATTACTTATATattattaaagaagaaaatttttgtcCACTGAGAACAAGACAAAAACTTGCACCAAAggtttaaataaaacatgatGGCTAAGCATGGAAACTAAGGATGTAAATCTTTGTGCAGGAGTGGACACTTCTTTCGTAAGGGATGGTGTGGGACCATGTAAATTGCATCAGGGTGCTAAAAACGTGGTTCCCGCATTTTGCTGGCAAAGCTTCACCAAGAAATGCATTCCTCCCCCGGGCTGTTTGAACCGATCCGTGGCTGAGGGTCTATGCAAGAGGGGCTGATGGTTTAATGAAGGTCGACGCTGGCGTATGTCGAGATGTATGTAAGATTCACGGTCGCTGTGAGACCGTCAATCTGAGTCCACCTCTTGCCCTCTAGTTTTCTGGTGAGTAGTAAGGGTGACAGCTGTAAATCCTCGGATGAAGGAGTCGAGCATCCCCCTGCACTGGGAAATGCAGCAGGTGCCCGAGGCCGGTTCTGTGCTTTCCTGAACGCGCCGGGGGTGCCCCCGACTGCCACCGCCTCGCACTGACGCTGCTCTCTCTGTCATGGTTTTCTCTGGGGCAAGAGCTGTGCCTCGCTCGGATCAGGGACTCCTTCGCTCTGGGGTCCGAGAGTCAGCACTCGCTGTCATTTCCGAGGGAAAAGGCCTTTACACTGCCAGGATACGGGCCCATGGAGCTCCTCTCTGCCCCCATAACCTCCCCGGCGAGCGGAGACCTCACACCCGCCATGCCGAGCCGGGCCGCATCCTCCAAGCTAAGCCCGACCACAAGCACAGCGGGCTCGGCCTCCGGCGGGAAGCGATGCCCCGCGGGGCGGTGTCGGCCGGAGCTGAGGAGAGGCGGCGGAGGGTCCCGCAGCCACCAGAGGGCAGGCCCGGGCGCCCCTTTCCTGCCGCCGCGCCTCGTCTCGCCTCGCTCCGCCGCAGCGACATCCGCCGCCGCCGGGAAGGGGCCGGCGCCGGGGCCGGTGTTGGCGCCGCGCTCCCCCGTCTCGCTGCCCCGGGGCCGCGGGCCCCGCCACCGCCCGCAAGATGCCGCTGGGGCTGAAGCCCACCTGCAGCGTGTGCCgcagcacctcctcctccatgtGGAAGAAGGGCGGCCAGGGGGAGATCCTGTGTAACAACTGCACggcccgctccgctccgcccgGGCCCGCCGCCTTCGCCACCACCTCGGCCGCCGCCCAGCACAGCAACGGCGGAGGCGGTGGCGGCGGGAAGCAGGTGAGCTCCCTGCTCCGCGCCGGGTCTCAGCGGGACGGGCAGAGACGGGCCGGCCgtgcccttcccttcctttacTTACTCGGTCATTTCCCTACCCCCAGAGTAAGCAGGAGATCCACCGGCGGTCAGCGCGGCTGAGGAACACCAAGTACAAGTCTGCGCCCGCCGCCGAGAAGAAGGTTTCCACGAAGGGCAAGGGGAGGAGGCACATCTTTAAGCTAAAAAACGTAAGGCGGTGCGTGGCTTGTGGCGGCGGGGAGGGGAAGTGTCGGGCTGCAGGGCCCCGCGGGCTCGGGGAGGGGTAGATCCTCAGCCGTGTCCCGGCACTGGAGAAACGCCTGGGTCGGCCATGCCCCCTCCGGTACCGCCTGCCTGGACAGTGCGTTGGGCCCCAGTGCGGTGTTTTGCAGCTCCTGTCACAAAATCAGCCTGAAACCTGGGTAGGAAGTGGCTGTCGCCGATGCCAGTTTATTCCCCAGTAGTACGGTCACGCttgcctccctgcctccttccctccctgccttcttccttccctgcctccttctctgcctccctccctgcctgggtCCCCGCCCCGCTCAGCATTCGGCCTTCCGGGCTCATTCCGTGAGGGAAGGAGTTTTGTGTAAATAGAAACCAGTCACCTCAATGTAGTACTCGCTTCTCTACTTAAAACCCCTAGAATAAAAAAGTTAACTTACTTGTTTTTAAAGTACAAATGTTTGATATGTTTGCACCCCATTTCTtgtgttttccagttttctaaGAAGATAACATATAACTGTGTTTctcctaaaaggaaaaaaaaaccaaaccaatttAGGATCATATGATACAGGTGGTTTGTTTTAACTcttgattttctgtttctgtgttctTTCCTTAGCCCATCAAGGCTCCTGAGTCTGTATCCACTATAATTACAGCAGAATCAATCTTCTATAAGGTATGGTTTACACAGTGTTGTTCACAAAAAAGTCCTGATGTTTCTGTTTCCACTTTCAATAATTACCACAGACAGTAAAAGATCTAGGGATGTATATATAGACACTGTTCTTCCTTGCTTAGCTTTTGTGAAGGATTTTGCTCAGCCTTATGTTATTGCTGTTAAGTCTGCAAGGTAGATTACCACAGTAGTTTACATAGTTCCTTCTCATCatcccattttttccttccaagaaaAAGATGCATCTGGTTTCCATGGTAATTATTGCAGTTGAGGGTTTTAAGCTTTTAACTTTCACCATGCAGAGCTCAAGCAAAAGTGACTGTAGTTGATTATTTACAGTATTGCTTATAGGTGGGGTTGCACTGCCCTAACATCTAAACTGGCTCCTTGTTCAGAGCTGGGTGCAGGGAGTCTTGAACACCTGTAAACAAGATCTGTTGACTCTTGAGATGAAAGCAGAAGCTGCCTTCACACAGTCATGCTTGAGAGTATTTTTACCAGTATGCCAAAGGTGTTTGTGTTTTGAAGTTTTGaaagttctttttatttcctgataGTACAAACAAGGACAGGGTAGCCACTGGGAGGCTACGTGGGCAGGAAGAGTGGTAGCTTGAGTTTCTGTATGCTCTCTAGAGACCTGATGCTTTATGTCTGGCATCCTAGATGGATCTCTATTTGCTGTTGAATAATTCAGAAAAGCATTAGTATATTTTCTTGAAtggttttgctgtggttttttgtttgttttttaagaaatgtctAAGAATTATGTCATAAGTTTTATTTAACCTGGTGTCTAtgcaaaatgtttctattttgaTACTTTGCTTTGTTGTTGAGAAGCAGATTGGTTGgcttatttgtgtttttttcgtgttcttttttttttaaacaaaaccttCCTGGATGATATTTGGTAAACACTGATACTGACACTGCAGGCATTGTGCTGTGTGACACTGTTGTAACCTGGAGTTGCTTTGCTTGCCAGCCTCACACCTTATAGAACACCGTGGAAGGGTGTTGGGAGTTAGATCTCTGTTTTGGAACTCCTTTGCACTAAAATGAGTGAACTTCTTCATACACTGAAAGCTCCTTTCCCTGCATACCCAGGGAAATTACTCCAGTTACTTTTTGCAGAGGGTGCACCCTCCCACTTCTGACAGATCCAGACCATCACCAGTCTGCAGTCCTGGGAGAGGGGGGtgcagagtggctgagagagCTGTGTCTTTGGAGGCTGGTAATGCCAGCTTGCTTCCCAGACATTTGGTGGCCAGAGACCACATGGAATTGCCACATGGGATTCTGGGACTGCACTCAGTCTCCTGGGCACTGGGTGACTGCACAAGCAGTGCTGATGATTGCTTAGGAGAGGCAGAACACTCACTGTATATTCTTTTGCATGTGGCTGATTAAGGCTGTCTTTCAAGATTGGGGTAATTTGAGATAATTTAAGATACTGCTACTTTAGATACGAGTCTGAATCAGAGAGTGAAGCTTCTAAAGCCAGATTGCTAAATGTAATTATCATTTGTGTGTCTTCTAGGGTGTATACTATCAAATTGGAGATGTTGTCTCAGTGATTGATGAGCAGGATGGGAAAACATACTATGCCCAGATCCGTGGGTTTATTCAGGACCAATACTGTGAAAAGAGTGCTGCACTAACCTGGCTCATCCCCACGCAGGCCAGCCCCAAAGATTGCTTTGACCCAGCATCCTATATCATAGGTGAGCTCTAAACTTTCATTTTATATAAGTACTTCTATGTGCCAAGACTAGCACAgcattgtattttttaaattaaccttTTCACTTGTCAAGATCATTTACACAGTTTCCACATGTTAGACCCTGATCCTGTAAGCCTtcaagaaacttttttctttatcttatGTGTATAATATGATTAGCACTACTGCAGTGAGTGTTTGTGCTCATGGGCACAGTTACAGTCTTGCAACTTTAAAGATCAAATTATTCCTCAATAGATGCAATCATAGTTATTGCAGTGTAATGCACCAGTCCAAGTGACCTGACTTAGCTGATCTTCATCTTGGGTACTCTAAAAGTATGCCACAAGCAGTGGCATAGAGTGTTCTGCTCCTGatgataaaattattaataattcaGAAAAGTCCTTTTGACAGGCAGGCTACAAATAGtatctatttaaaatatgttagcTAAACAACTGAATgattcaaatgaaaataaaaaataaaaaaaaagatcagccCAACAAAAGTCAAGGTAGAGATTTCTTACCTTGTATTTGAGGTTACTTTGCCAGAAAAGTCATTGATTAAAAAGGCGTACACTCTTTAAGGGGTGCTGGCTTATATAGTTGTATATTTTTAAGTCCTGCATACCCTGATTTTATGCCTTTACATTTTGTCTttgacaaatatttatttttttcctaggacCAGAAGAAGATCTCCCAAGGAAAATGGAATATTTAGAATTTGTGTGTCATGCACCTTCAGAATATTTCAAATCTCGATCATCTCCATTCCCTACTGTTCCTACAAGACCAGAGAAGGGCTATATATGGACTCATGTGGGACCTACTCCAGCAATCTCCATTAAAGAAACTGTTACcaataatttataattttttaaggaATACTTTGGACAAGTTATTTTGGGTGTGTTCTCAGATCTGTGAACCCCATACAAGAACTTAAAAACATtataaaatgttcattttactTTATGGATtatggtatttatttattttaaattatatcaGATCTTTTGAGTTTAagtgttttttccatttgatgcattatttctctgctctgttcttCAGACATTATTGCTCCTCTCGAGACAAAACCACAAGTTTCAGGTTATCTTCAACCTTGGTGAGCAAAGAATTGAATTCTGAAAGTTATCTTtagtgcttttcttttccaggaaaggagtaaaaatacattcttttaaTCATCCAGCACTTTCAAATACTTTTAATTAACCATGACTGCATGTTTTCTTAACTTCTTAAATAATGGAAGACCAGGGTCAAATAAACACTGAACTTGCATTTTAACAGTTTTCTGTTACACTGGAGAGGATTGATCTCCTTCAGACTCAAACCTGTTATCCACAAGGCATTACTCTCTGTAACAGTCACCTTTGAAGGGGATTTTGTATAGCTGAATCTTAAACATGTATGTAGCCTTCTGCTAATTTTAGCTTATATAAAGGGATAAAGTTCTTGTAAAGCTGGATGCagttataaaaattaatgttactTGGCTTTGCCATCCTGGCATCCTTGTGGCAAAAATGTGTTGTGGTTCCTGAGCAAGCTAATGCTGATGTATGATTTGAGATTAacatttttactatttttgtGTTATCTTAGTctcttaaaattgttttttcagtctttgcaATTAATGATGGTAAGAAAAATTTCCTCAAgcaatttaaatgaaaaaaaacccttattttctaaaggaaataaagactAATTTTATATGTAACAGTttcaaaatatgtaaatagcagaacaggaaaaaatgcCACAGGCTAAAATGACAATGTTAAAGTTTTATGCACTACATGTTTTACATGCCAGTCAGCTCCAAACTCTGAGGTGCATTTGTATGGCCTGAATTCCTTAGGGTTAGTATTTCCTGCTGGCAGCAAAGGGTAAGAGCTGTAAGTGGCcttaaattaatacattaagatctttttagtttgattttgagggggtttttttggcgTATGTGACAATAGCACCCAGAAGCCCCAAATCAACTTTGCATATTACATGAAAGTCTGTAAAAGTTGCACTAGCTTGATGTTTAACTTCATGAAAAgctttgatttaaaattaagtgtATTTCAAAAGCATTCAGTATTGACCACTTTGGATCCAGTGGGACAGGTGACAGCAGGAATCAGGTATTTGCTTCAGTCTGCAGCCTCAGTTCTGCTTTCTCCCAACATATGGAAGAACAGTCAGCCTTATGGGAGAAGGTGCTGAATTTAAGGGCTACGCTCAGTAGTTCAGAATGCTCAGAAATTGGCAGTAGAGTCAAATCTTAAGTAACTTAAGTTGCTACATATGTTACCTGCCCATGTTCAGGGTGTTGCAGTAATGAATTCCAAGGTGACCTCACTCCTGGCCTTCctctcatttctttcatttcctctgtatttcttttttacagatCTAGTTACAAAccttaaagtaaaaataatgacTCTTGAAAGATATTTACAGTAGCCAGAGGTACTCCTTCCACTCAAatgttttccctcctttctctttaGTCCACAAAGTTTTTGTTTGGCATCACTGTGAAGTCCCTGTGCTACCTCAGCATAATACATGGAACTTTGCTCTTCTGTGGGCTGACTTTCAAGCTCAGCTGCTTTCCTTGTCAAATCCTTataggaagagggaagaaaaaccGTTTAcatttagttttgctttttgagTTTCTGCAGTTTAGAGAAGTACTTGCTTGCCGTTTGCTTTCTTTGTCAATAAATTGTAATATAAAAGGAACAATTTAGAGAAATATCAGTGCATCTGATTTGAAATTTGTCTCACAGAGTGACCAGATGCACAGCTCTTGGCACCCTCCTACATCAAacagcagggcaggcagagagaggggagCCTTGAAATTTGACACATGATTTGAAAACTTAAGCAAAAGGAGAATTTGGAGAAAGATAATGTCTTACTCTTAGGAAAAATACTATGCTGCATAAGTGTTTTACCTAACAGTAGCAAAGAGCAGAGCTTCAGGTGGAGGACAAATAACCTGGAAATTCTGTACACAAAAGGACAGACACACGAGCATTGCCACTGTGAAATGAATGAATGGCAGAATCAAAGTGTCATCCCTCACTCTgtcaccaccagcagcactgagttTAAGAAAGGTATATGCtgattagattaaaaaaaagaacagcaaaaaactgcacaagaaaaacaaaactatcaAAATATGTAGCAGGCAATCTAAACTAAGTGTGAATCTGCTTCAGTTCAGTTACTTTTTgatagttttgatttttttacttaccTGTGGCAGATAATTTGGATTTGGAAGATGCAAATTTATATAATGAGACAACCCACTGGAACTTTAAATACCATTTTAGCTCTCCTGTCTTGCCATGTATTATggaataaaagaggaaaaaagacacacacaaaaaaaatctatttgtcAAATGATTAAACATAAAACTTGTCTTCTAAAAACTCTTGCTAGACTTCCTAATACAGTAAAGGAACTctgaatttaaacatttttatttattttatactgTAGTGTGATGTGGAGCAACTGCTGCTGTCCCTGACAGATGGAGTGCTAATGGGTACTGTGCAGTATGGGCTGACTCAGGTGGTTACACCTAACAGGGACACATCAAGTAATGCACTGAGCTATGGTCATATAAAGATACAGACAACTGCCCTGACAACCAGCAGACTGTGGGGTGGTTGATGTGGTCATGTTTGTCAGAGTTTCTGCAGGTCACCCAGCACAATGAGACTGTCTTCAGCTGCACTTCACCAACACATTTTGAGCCCCTCAAAACTGCATCTTGTTAGGGATGGTCATCAGTAAACTAACATCAGTGACACAAATAAGGATAAATTCTGAAATTCCTGCAGCTGAGCAaagcttttgctgcttttcctggtcTGTTAATAAGATGAATAATTCCATAAAGCATTTAATTTATAAATCTTTGTTAACGTTTTAAACTgacttcagcttctgctgccttcctgtTGATACCAGTGTTTCCAAGAGAAGCTCTAAGAACAGGACAGATAAATGGTAATATcttaatgagaaaaatgttttctgaaatgcagtACAATCCATTTAAGTTTTGATTTCTTCTGACTTTAGTACAACAAAGCTGTGGATGGAAGAATGAAGCTGGGACAGATTAGTGGGAAAGCAGGATCAGTCCTGGTAGTTTAAAGTTTTCAGCACTGctcaattttacttttttactgaGAGCATTGCTAGTTTTGGAGGTGTAAGCAGAACTGGTAGAAATTGAGTAATTTggtaaaacagattaaaatcGTGACAATTTAGATTATTTGTTATTACATAATCTATTAATAATATTTACTTTTGTCTTCAGGGCAAATAAAACCAGCAGTATTGCAGATGTAGTTGTTCCTCCAGCTGACATTATAGTCTTTGTACTGTGGGAATGAAGGCCTAACAGGCAACTTGCTAGCTTGAAGTTTTCAAGCAGAATATAAgccagtgaaagaaaaatgctcaaAAGATTTGTTCTAAAATAATGCCAAGTATGCTTCTATTGTctaaaaagaccaaaaaaaaaaaaaaaaaaaaaaaaaacaaaaaaccaaaccttttttttacATAGCTATGGTACAGCCTTTCTTAGTAAACATTTAAGTGTTTTTAATTTAGCTTTTCATTATACTGGGGAGttctaagaaaataaaactaatggGCAAGGATTCTGATGGTAAGGTCCCTGAAGGGAGCAGATCCACAGGCAATGTCTTATCACAGCAGCATAACTTACTTTATATAAGTGTTTGAAAATTGCACTGTCCTTCTCTGCGTGTGTTCAGGACATCAAGAGTAACATGGGAAGAACGGGTGACTCTCCAGGCAGCTTTTTTTGGACACAGATAGAAGAATGGGACCTCCGCATCTCTGAATCTGTGAAAAATTTTTAGGAAAATGAAGGACAAGAAGAAAACTCACAAAATGGACTTGGCAGCTGAAGGATATTAGAGGACCTCATTGATCCTTGCA
Coding sequences within:
- the GATAD1 gene encoding GATA zinc finger domain-containing protein 1; translated protein: MPLGLKPTCSVCRSTSSSMWKKGGQGEILCNNCTARSAPPGPAAFATTSAAAQHSNGGGGGGGKQSKQEIHRRSARLRNTKYKSAPAAEKKVSTKGKGRRHIFKLKNPIKAPESVSTIITAESIFYKGVYYQIGDVVSVIDEQDGKTYYAQIRGFIQDQYCEKSAALTWLIPTQASPKDCFDPASYIIGPEEDLPRKMEYLEFVCHAPSEYFKSRSSPFPTVPTRPEKGYIWTHVGPTPAISIKETVTNNL